Proteins encoded by one window of Streptococcus sanguinis:
- a CDS encoding PTS lactose/cellobiose transporter subunit IIA translates to MEEWNSSAEIIAMSLIANSGAARSLAFEALKKAKLAEFDAAKELMDEANSVILKAHHSQTDLLQEEAQGNGHQLSILLVHAQDHFMTSLLAIDLITEMIELYSNREGERQ, encoded by the coding sequence ATGGAAGAATGGAATAGTTCAGCGGAGATTATTGCCATGTCCTTAATTGCCAATTCTGGTGCAGCCCGATCCTTAGCTTTTGAAGCACTTAAAAAAGCAAAACTAGCAGAATTTGATGCAGCTAAGGAATTAATGGATGAGGCAAATAGTGTTATTTTAAAGGCCCATCATTCCCAAACAGATTTATTGCAGGAAGAAGCACAAGGAAACGGTCATCAGTTGAGTATACTGCTTGTTCATGCGCAAGACCATTTTATGACCAGTCTTTTGGCCATTGACCTTATCACTGAGATGATTGAGCTGTATTCCAATCGAGAAGGAGAAAGACAATGA
- a CDS encoding glycoside hydrolase family 1 protein has product MIDVTKFSRDFLWGSASAAYQVEGAWDEDGKSLSIWDVFVRQPNRTFKNTTGNVAVDHYHHYKEDVKLMAEMGLKAYRFSIAWTRILPEGRGEVNQKGIEFYSNLIDELLKYNIEPIITIYHWDLPQVLQDEYGGWESRKIIDDFLYYAEVLFENFGDRVKYWIGLNEQNVFVGLGYRDGHFPPGIKNIQLMHQVNHIVNLANATIIKRFHDLKIKGQIGPSFAFPVLYALDNQPENVLAMEKSLDVNVWYWMDAYLLGRYPKTALAYLKNQFGIELDIREGDLDILKAGRPDFVGVNYYQSHTFAANVPNAEAGEPDQFKHVPNEHLERTSWEWEIDPIGLRIALRRITSRYDIPIMITENGLGEYDTLTEDRKIHDPYRIEYLDNHITAVQNAIEDGCQVIGYCTWSFTDLLSWLNGYGKRYGFVYVDRDEEEGGSLERIRKDSFYWYQKLIKEFESKRDNSRTHS; this is encoded by the coding sequence TTGATTGATGTAACAAAATTTTCCAGAGACTTTCTCTGGGGATCGGCTTCAGCTGCCTATCAAGTTGAAGGAGCTTGGGATGAAGATGGTAAGAGTCTATCTATATGGGACGTCTTTGTTCGCCAGCCTAATAGGACTTTTAAAAACACGACTGGCAACGTGGCAGTGGATCATTATCATCACTATAAAGAAGATGTTAAACTGATGGCAGAAATGGGGCTGAAAGCTTATCGTTTTTCTATTGCTTGGACCCGTATTTTGCCTGAGGGACGAGGAGAGGTCAATCAGAAAGGGATTGAATTTTATTCAAATCTGATTGATGAACTTCTCAAATACAATATTGAACCCATTATTACAATCTATCACTGGGATTTGCCTCAAGTACTGCAAGATGAGTACGGCGGTTGGGAATCCAGAAAGATAATCGACGATTTCCTGTATTATGCAGAGGTTCTCTTTGAAAACTTTGGAGATCGAGTGAAATATTGGATTGGACTCAATGAACAAAATGTCTTTGTTGGACTAGGTTATCGGGATGGTCATTTTCCACCAGGAATCAAAAATATTCAGTTAATGCATCAGGTAAATCACATTGTCAACTTGGCTAATGCAACGATTATCAAACGATTCCATGATTTGAAAATAAAAGGTCAAATCGGTCCAAGCTTTGCTTTTCCTGTCCTCTATGCTCTGGATAATCAGCCAGAGAATGTTCTAGCCATGGAGAAATCTTTGGATGTCAATGTTTGGTATTGGATGGATGCTTATTTATTGGGACGTTATCCAAAGACAGCTCTAGCTTATTTGAAAAATCAATTCGGTATAGAATTAGATATCCGAGAAGGAGATTTAGATATTTTAAAAGCAGGCCGTCCAGATTTCGTAGGCGTCAACTATTACCAATCCCATACTTTTGCTGCTAATGTACCGAATGCTGAAGCTGGAGAGCCGGACCAGTTTAAGCATGTGCCAAACGAACACTTAGAGCGTACTAGCTGGGAGTGGGAAATAGATCCAATTGGTTTGCGAATTGCTTTGCGACGAATTACCAGTAGATATGACATTCCGATTATGATAACTGAAAATGGACTAGGAGAGTATGATACCTTAACGGAAGATAGAAAGATTCATGACCCATATCGGATTGAATATCTTGATAACCATATTACAGCTGTACAAAATGCCATCGAAGATGGTTGCCAAGTCATCGGCTATTGTACGTGGTCTTTCACAGATCTACTTTCATGGCTAAACGGTTATGGTAAGCGCTATGGATTTGTTTATGTAGACCGTGATGAGGAAGAAGGAGGTAGTCTAGAGCGGATTCGAAAAGATAGTTTTTATTGGTATCAAAAATTAATTAAAGAATTTGAGAGCAAAAGAGATAACAGTAGGACTCATTCATAG
- the prmC gene encoding peptide chain release factor N(5)-glutamine methyltransferase, whose translation MTLAQYLVELEQELVAAGEEAESLSFVYRALNKLSFTDFVLKLRTEVSQEDRKQLKAIQEQLLAHKPAQYIIGSSDFHGLTLKVDERVLIPRPETEELVELILSENPESSLSVLDIGTGSGAIALALANSRPDWQITASDLSGDALALAAENAQSSGLNLVFVQSDCLDAIQGKFDIIVSNPPYISEADKDEVGLNVLTSEPHMALFAEEDGYAVYRKIAEQAGDYLTKIGKIYLEIGYKQGDGVRELLEKNFPQKRIRVLKDQFGKDRMVAMDNG comes from the coding sequence ATGACATTGGCTCAATATTTGGTGGAGCTAGAGCAGGAGTTAGTAGCAGCGGGAGAAGAAGCAGAAAGCCTGTCTTTCGTTTATCGAGCTCTCAATAAGCTCTCCTTTACCGACTTTGTTCTCAAACTTCGGACAGAAGTCAGCCAGGAAGACCGTAAACAGCTAAAAGCAATTCAAGAGCAGCTGCTTGCCCATAAGCCGGCTCAATATATCATTGGCAGCAGTGACTTTCACGGCTTGACTCTCAAGGTGGACGAGCGAGTTCTGATTCCAAGGCCTGAGACGGAGGAGCTGGTGGAGCTGATTTTGTCAGAAAATCCTGAAAGTTCTCTGTCTGTCTTGGATATCGGAACGGGTAGCGGAGCCATTGCTTTGGCACTGGCAAACAGCCGTCCAGACTGGCAGATTACTGCTTCTGATCTCTCTGGCGATGCTCTTGCCTTAGCAGCAGAAAATGCTCAATCCAGCGGACTTAACCTTGTTTTTGTCCAGTCTGATTGCTTGGATGCAATTCAAGGAAAATTTGACATTATCGTCTCTAACCCGCCCTATATTTCAGAAGCAGATAAAGACGAAGTCGGACTCAATGTTTTGACCTCAGAGCCTCACATGGCCCTTTTTGCTGAGGAAGATGGCTATGCCGTCTATCGGAAAATAGCCGAGCAGGCAGGAGACTATCTGACAAAAATAGGAAAAATCTATCTGGAAATTGGTTACAAGCAAGGAGACGGTGTCAGGGAGTTGCTGGAAAAAAACTTCCCTCAAAAACGAATCCGAGTCCTGAAAGATCAATTTGGCAAAGATAGGATGGTGGCGATGGACAATGGATAA
- the prfA gene encoding peptide chain release factor 1 gives MNIYEQLQAVEDRYEELGELLSDPDVVSDTKRFMELSKEEASTRDTVTAYREYKKVLQNITDAEEMIKDASGDADLEEMAKQELKDAKAEKEEYEEKLKILLLPKDPNDDKNIILEIRGAAGGDEAQLFAGDLLQMYQKYAESQGWRFEVMEASYNGVGGIKEVVAMVSGQSVYSKLKYESGAHRVQRVPVTESQGRVHTSTATVLVMPEIEEVEYDIDPKDLRVDIYHASGAGGQNVNKVATAVRIVHLPTNIKVEMQEERTQQKNRDKAMKIIRARVADHFAQIAQDEQDAERKSTIGTGDRSERIRTYNFPQNRVTDHRIGLTLQKLDTILAGKLDEVVDALVLYDQTQKLEELNK, from the coding sequence ATGAACATCTATGAACAGTTACAAGCAGTTGAAGATCGCTATGAAGAACTTGGTGAACTCCTAAGCGACCCTGATGTAGTCAGCGATACCAAGCGTTTTATGGAGCTTTCTAAGGAAGAAGCCAGCACCCGCGATACAGTGACAGCTTACCGTGAGTATAAAAAAGTCCTTCAAAACATCACAGACGCTGAAGAAATGATAAAAGACGCCTCTGGTGATGCTGACTTGGAAGAAATGGCTAAGCAAGAGCTTAAAGATGCCAAGGCTGAAAAAGAGGAATACGAGGAAAAACTAAAAATCCTCCTTTTACCGAAGGATCCAAACGATGATAAGAATATTATCCTTGAAATCCGCGGGGCTGCGGGAGGAGACGAAGCGCAGTTGTTTGCTGGTGACCTCTTGCAGATGTATCAAAAATATGCTGAAAGCCAAGGCTGGCGCTTCGAAGTCATGGAGGCTTCTTATAATGGTGTAGGCGGGATCAAGGAAGTAGTCGCTATGGTTTCGGGTCAGTCGGTCTACTCAAAGCTTAAGTATGAATCAGGTGCTCACCGCGTACAGCGGGTTCCTGTAACAGAAAGCCAAGGTCGCGTTCATACTTCCACAGCAACTGTCTTGGTTATGCCAGAAATCGAAGAAGTAGAATACGACATTGATCCTAAAGATCTGCGCGTTGACATCTACCATGCATCTGGTGCTGGCGGACAGAACGTCAATAAGGTTGCAACTGCTGTTCGTATCGTCCATCTGCCTACCAATATCAAGGTTGAAATGCAGGAAGAGCGTACTCAGCAGAAGAACCGGGATAAGGCTATGAAAATCATCCGAGCTCGTGTAGCAGACCACTTTGCTCAAATCGCTCAAGATGAGCAGGATGCAGAGCGCAAGTCCACAATTGGTACAGGTGATCGCTCAGAGCGGATTCGCACCTATAATTTTCCGCAAAATCGAGTGACAGATCACCGTATCGGCTTGACCTTGCAAAAGCTGGACACGATTTTAGCTGGCAAACTGGATGAAGTCGTTGACGCTCTGGTTCTCTATGACCAAACGCAAAAACTAGAAGAGCTGAATAAATAA
- a CDS encoding PTS sugar transporter subunit IIC, with product MEKFFNSKFMTKLQEIGYKLANNVFIQSLQAGLGSLLGLITVGSLFQVLAAIGNETALGWFKTGDAVYNTLTLPFRYSMDFISIWVAIFFAYHYAKNLKLKSPIMAAVDTAVTFMLVAGAFVDTEKFSGLQLDYLGSQGMFISFFIVFVVVQIEKFCYEKDIKIKMPDVVPQFLQDSFGSILPVFFSITLFLLLNVGIGALTAGAYNVPSGFMALLRAPLGAVSSVPGIVMLCMLALVLWCFGIHGTLIIIPIISPLGIQAATTNAALHANGQPMQFFPVLLYTSMALVGGTGNTWALVLMGLRSKSKQISAVSKISLIPGWFGIKEPVTFGMPIMFNPILCIPYVLNVPIMMILTYFAYQTGFIIPAWIVVSAQLPMGFSNYLTTLRWQNFVWDYILILPAMLIYYPFFKKYEEQLVKQEAEAEAIEAKGGAAA from the coding sequence ATGGAAAAATTCTTTAACAGTAAATTTATGACCAAACTTCAGGAAATTGGTTATAAACTGGCCAACAACGTGTTTATACAGTCTTTACAAGCTGGATTAGGATCTCTCTTGGGATTGATTACCGTGGGTTCCTTATTTCAAGTCTTAGCTGCAATTGGAAATGAAACAGCTCTAGGTTGGTTCAAAACTGGGGATGCAGTGTATAATACATTGACCTTGCCTTTCCGCTATTCGATGGATTTTATTTCTATCTGGGTTGCTATCTTCTTTGCTTATCATTATGCTAAGAATTTGAAATTGAAATCTCCTATTATGGCCGCGGTTGATACAGCAGTTACTTTCATGCTGGTAGCAGGAGCTTTTGTTGATACTGAAAAATTCTCCGGACTACAATTAGACTATCTTGGGTCACAAGGTATGTTCATCAGCTTCTTCATTGTCTTTGTAGTCGTACAGATTGAAAAATTCTGCTATGAAAAAGATATTAAAATTAAGATGCCAGATGTAGTACCGCAATTTCTTCAAGATAGTTTTGGATCTATTTTGCCAGTATTTTTCTCCATTACTCTCTTTCTCTTACTGAATGTTGGTATTGGTGCTTTGACAGCAGGAGCTTATAATGTTCCGTCTGGTTTTATGGCTCTCTTGCGTGCACCGCTTGGCGCTGTATCATCTGTTCCAGGTATTGTCATGCTTTGTATGTTAGCGCTGGTTCTTTGGTGCTTCGGTATTCATGGTACCCTCATCATTATTCCAATCATTTCTCCACTTGGGATTCAAGCGGCAACGACCAATGCTGCTCTTCATGCGAACGGTCAGCCAATGCAATTCTTCCCAGTCTTACTCTACACTTCCATGGCTTTAGTTGGTGGTACAGGAAATACCTGGGCCCTGGTCCTGATGGGCTTGCGCTCAAAATCCAAACAAATTAGTGCCGTTTCTAAGATTTCGCTCATTCCTGGGTGGTTTGGTATCAAAGAGCCGGTAACATTTGGTATGCCAATTATGTTCAACCCAATTCTTTGCATCCCTTATGTACTCAATGTGCCAATTATGATGATCTTGACTTATTTTGCTTACCAAACAGGCTTTATTATTCCTGCTTGGATAGTGGTTAGTGCACAGTTGCCAATGGGATTCAGCAACTACTTGACAACCCTTCGTTGGCAAAACTTCGTTTGGGACTATATCTTGATTTTACCAGCTATGTTAATCTACTATCCATTCTTCAAAAAATACGAAGAGCAATTGGTTAAGCAAGAAGCTGAAGCGGAAGCAATAGAAGCCAAAGGAGGTGCAGCAGCTTGA
- a CDS encoding DUF3284 domain-containing protein, whose amino-acid sequence MKIIRELQVTSDEFYDFLESEFLNQINQADNQTKKIDRLKKGLRYSKLSDNIYTKTDYEILDYRRHETYVIQISSHSEKTITSYKTKPCAKGLEVTLEQEQNKLTKNSKSKIIKWMGELLYFGRLSENLYKIQGEIEKTRKERTQ is encoded by the coding sequence ATGAAGATTATTAGAGAACTCCAAGTCACTTCAGATGAATTTTATGACTTTTTGGAAAGCGAGTTTCTGAATCAAATCAATCAAGCTGACAATCAAACAAAAAAGATAGATAGGTTAAAGAAAGGACTTCGTTACTCAAAATTGTCAGACAATATTTACACTAAGACTGATTATGAGATTCTGGACTATCGTCGCCATGAAACCTACGTCATTCAAATCTCGTCCCATAGTGAAAAAACGATTACTTCCTACAAGACCAAGCCTTGCGCAAAAGGGCTTGAGGTTACGCTAGAACAAGAACAAAATAAATTGACAAAAAATTCAAAAAGCAAGATCATCAAGTGGATGGGGGAGCTACTCTACTTTGGTCGTCTTTCGGAAAATCTTTATAAGATTCAAGGCGAAATCGAGAAGACTAGAAAAGAGAGAACTCAGTAA
- a CDS encoding PTS sugar transporter subunit IIB gives MKILLICAAGMSTSILMKKMEQYANDQGIDLDIKAVGLMDYQDYAQEYDVILLGPQVSYKLDSVKETVSKPVATIPAMDYAMGDCKNIFQLIKAIS, from the coding sequence ATGAAAATCTTATTAATATGTGCAGCTGGTATGTCCACGAGCATCCTGATGAAAAAAATGGAGCAATATGCAAATGACCAAGGTATTGACCTCGATATCAAAGCGGTCGGATTGATGGACTATCAAGATTATGCTCAGGAATATGATGTGATTTTATTAGGTCCTCAGGTCTCTTATAAACTTGATTCGGTCAAAGAGACAGTATCAAAACCTGTTGCCACCATTCCAGCCATGGATTATGCAATGGGAGATTGTAAGAATATCTTTCAATTAATTAAAGCAATATCTTAA
- a CDS encoding thymidine kinase, which yields MAQLYYKYGTMNSGKTIEILKVAHNYEEQGKSVVIMTSAVDTRDGFGVVSSRIGMKRNAMAIEDQTDIFGYIQQLPEKPYCVLIDEAQFLKRHHVYDLARVVDELDVPVMAFGLKNDFRNELFEGSKHLLLLADKIEEIKTICQYCSRKATMVLRTDNGKPVYDGEQIKIGGHETYISVCRKHYFNPDIK from the coding sequence ATGGCTCAGTTATACTACAAATATGGCACGATGAATTCGGGCAAGACCATTGAAATTTTGAAAGTGGCTCACAATTATGAAGAACAAGGCAAGAGCGTGGTTATCATGACCTCGGCTGTTGATACCCGCGACGGCTTTGGTGTCGTTTCTAGTCGTATCGGTATGAAGCGGAATGCTATGGCTATTGAAGATCAGACGGATATTTTTGGCTATATCCAACAGCTGCCTGAGAAGCCTTATTGCGTTTTGATTGATGAGGCTCAGTTCTTGAAACGCCATCATGTCTATGATTTGGCTAGAGTGGTGGATGAGCTAGATGTTCCAGTTATGGCTTTTGGTCTGAAGAACGATTTTCGCAATGAACTCTTCGAAGGTTCCAAGCACCTCTTGCTCTTGGCTGACAAGATTGAGGAGATCAAAACCATTTGCCAATATTGCTCTCGCAAGGCCACTATGGTTTTACGGACTGATAACGGAAAACCAGTTTATGATGGTGAGCAGATTAAAATTGGCGGCCACGAGACCTATATCTCAGTCTGCCGCAAGCACTATTTTAACCCCGACATTAAGTAA
- a CDS encoding 4-oxalocrotonate tautomerase, with protein sequence MPFVRIDLFEGRTLEQKKALAKEVTEAVVRNTGAPQSAVHVIINDMPEGTYFPQGQMRKK encoded by the coding sequence ATGCCATTTGTTAGAATTGATTTGTTTGAAGGACGTACTCTGGAGCAGAAAAAAGCTCTTGCCAAGGAAGTAACTGAAGCCGTTGTCAGAAATACTGGCGCACCTCAGTCTGCTGTTCATGTCATTATTAACGACATGCCAGAAGGAACCTACTTCCCACAAGGTCAAATGCGAAAAAAATAA